Proteins encoded within one genomic window of Natator depressus isolate rNatDep1 chromosome 1, rNatDep2.hap1, whole genome shotgun sequence:
- the LOC141995236 gene encoding uncharacterized protein LOC141995236, with the protein MTDTEAAVGVTHVVEDTMKMTGCGSCGMYMILEGAPGKSFVCMKCRLIELMEEKIRGLEMQVESLVEFRKGFEQIIEQRHEVSEGKSSDLQMEAGLRNSEGRLGEENGQWKHVTKRTRQRKRRASEGEIELKNSFAELENEEGTQQIVTEGGKARKKRRAASPIGKGEESMESTPNMSPRRIQDGLKRITRENRNGKNLQPEGTGDRLENSIITRKRLVYVIGDSLLRRIDRPVTKADPENRRVCCLPGAKIWDVDLRLKRILKGVGNNPLIILHVGTNDTARFSLESIKGDNARLGKSLKEIEAQVIFSGILPVPREGQQRCDMIMTINRWLRQWCYKEGFGMYGH; encoded by the coding sequence atgacagatacagaggcagcagtgggagtaacccatgtagtggaagacacaatgaagatgactggatgtggaagctgtggtatgtacatgatcctggagggggcacctggtaagagttttgtctgcatgaaatgccgtctgatagagctgatggaggaaaagatccgaggtctggagatgcaggtggaaagtctggttgagtttagaaaagggtttgagcagattatagagcaaagacatgaggtatctgaagggaaaagctcagacttgcagatggaagcaggactgaggaattctgaggggagactgggtgaggaaaatggtcagtggaagcatgtgactaaaagaaccaggcagaggaaaagacgggctagtgaaggagaaatagagctcaagaacagctttgcagagttggaaaatgaagaagggactCAGCAgatagtcactgaaggtggaaaggcaaggaagaagagaagagcagctagtcctataggaaaaggggaagagtcaatggagtctacaccaaatatgagccccaggaggatacaggatggactgaagaggattacaagggagaataggaatggaaagaacttgcagccagagggaacaggggatagactggagaatagcatcaTCACCAGGAAAAGActggtctatgtgatcggggactctttactgagaagaatagacaggcctgtaaccaaagctgatccagagaatagaagggtgtgctgtcttccaggtgctaagatatgggatgtagacctgaggttgaaaaggatcctaaagggagtgggaaataatcccctaattatccttcatgtgggaacaaatgatacggctagattctcgctggaaagtattaagggagacaatgctaggctggggaagtcacttaaggaaattgaggctcaggtgatctttagtgggattctgcctgttcctagagaagggcaacaaaggtgtgacatgattatgactatcaacagatggcttaggcagtggtgctataaggagggctttgggatgtatggccactag